One genomic window of Tachypleus tridentatus isolate NWPU-2018 chromosome 12, ASM421037v1, whole genome shotgun sequence includes the following:
- the LOC143234464 gene encoding uncharacterized protein LOC143234464: protein MWLKYITEASVAHKPRHGQSAKAQDSSTLLSKRTEDISEDSLTKNKVMPVSLESSHSEVSNGVESTDTGETSDSSSHSVPNTEISSPKLPPTENHPQKGTSSVTPQKEAPSPCSSVEDSQEQQNLERVKFFHVPVKPQLIEPSEIKVSESVVLQVAEPVLTPIGTVTL, encoded by the exons gTGGTTAAAGTATATCACAGAAGCCTCTGTTGCTCACAAACCGAGACATGGCCAATCAGCCAAGGCCCAGGATTCCTCCACATTGTTGTCTAAAAGAACAGAAGATATTTCAGAAGATTCTCTGACAAAAAACAAAGT GATGCCTGTATCATTAGAATCTTCACATTCTGAAGTAAGCAATGGTGTGGAATCCACAGACACAGGAGAAACAAGTGATAGCAGCTCACATAGTGTTCCTAACACTGAAATATCTAGTCCCAAACTCCCACCAACAGAAAATCATCCACAGAAGGGTACTTCATCAGTCACACCACAGAAAGAAGCTCCTTCACCTTGTAGCTCAGTTGAAGATAGCCAAGAACAACAGAATCTTGAAAGAGTAAAATTTTTTCATGTTCCAGTTAAACCCCAGCTGATAGAACCATCGGAGATTAAAGTCAGCGAAAGTGTGGTTCTTCAAGTTGCAGAACCTGTACTTACTCCAATAGGTACAGTTACCTTGTAG
- the LOC143234463 gene encoding uncharacterized protein LOC143234463: MASELEGQKDLKELVLASIYQANQLTSVLNEGLRVSEDDMFNACSGEVVGEESNNTHAETSVVARKTGLLLSLPLPKLINISSTINRHLTQLLSYVSEREEERLRMHDELHTSREQLHFLHESHRLCHRLCPSPSNLNDIQSRPNSYISVASSVSEGSIDFVDESEETTATVTDENLKESGDEENESEEEHQDCDLEGEDIGEIRQVEDEGYKDTEHLLYEKKGKQEYLGSEGKAKLEFSVENYTEKDVEHVEPFEEIVHPEEKLAEISEKGFLKLNKDKIQPREELSEDCDKQALYSKECNLNTESEIGSKAVTEEDLSSVKEMEPYNLEEEEDNKEQRLCQEDENPNLRLKNTCKY; the protein is encoded by the exons ATGGCAAGTGAACTTGAGGGTCAAAAAGATTTGAAAGAACTAGTTCTAGCATCCATTTACCAAG CTAATCAACTTACTTCAGTATTAAATGAAGGCCTAAGAGTGTCTGAAGATGACATGTTTAATGCCTGCAGTGGAGAAG TTGTGGGGGAAGAAAGCAATAACACTCATGCAGAAACTTCAGTTGTTGCAAGGAAGACAGGCCTGTTACTTAGTTTACCTTTGCCAAAATTAATCAATATATCTAGCACTATAAATAGACATTTGACTCAACTCTTG TCGTATGTCTCAGAGAGGGAAGAAGAAAGACTGCGAATGCATGATGAACTTCATACTTCAAGAGAGCAGCTTCATTTTCTTCATGAAAGTCATCGCCTTTGTCACAGATTGTGCCCTTCTCCTAGCAACTTGAATGACATTCAATCTCGACCAAATAGCTACATCTCTGTAGCTTCATCAGTATCTGAAGGATCAATAGACTTTGTAGATGAAAGTGAAGAAACAACAG CCACAGTAACAGATGAAAACCTCAAGGAGTCTGGAGATGAGGAAAATGAGTCAGAAGAAGAACATCAGGACTGTGATCTTGAAGGTGAAGACATTGGTGAAATCAGGCAAGTTGAAGATGAGGGATACAAAGACACTGAACACCTTTTGTatgaaaagaaaggaaaacaagaATATCTTGGGTCTGAAGGAAAAGCCAAACTGGAATTTTCTGttgaaaattatacagaaaaagaTGTAGAACATGTTGAACCCTTTGAAGAAATTGTGCATCCTGAGGAGAAACTAGCAGAAATCTCTGAGAAAGGATTCTTAAAAttgaataaagataaaatacagcCCAGAGAAGAATTGAGCGAAGATTGTGATAAACAAGCTTTGTATAGTAAAGAATGTAATCTGAATACTGAGTCAGAGATTGGTAGTAAAGCAGTAACTGAGGAAGATTTGAGCAGTGTAAAAGAAATGGAACCATACAATTTGGAGGAAGAGGAAGATAACAAAGAACAAAGATTGTGTCAAGAAGATGAGAACCCAAATCTGAGACTGAAGAACACttgcaaatattaa